GTAGTTTGAATTGTCCATCGGAATACCGTCAATAACAATGAGCGGGCGGTTGTTCTGGGTTACAGAGCCGATACCTCTGATAAGGATTCGTGCCGAGCCGCCCATAGAAGAAGGTGCCGTTACCTGAACTCCGGCAATATTTCCCGATAGCGCACTGAGGGCATTGGTTTGTCCGGCCTGATTGATGACGTCACCTTTTACTTCCTGAGCCGAATAGCCAATGGCCTTCTTTTCCCTTTTTATGCCTAATGCCGTTACTATAATGTCCTGAAGTTCCGTAGTGTTTTCTTCCAGTGTGATGTTCAGGGTAGTGGAAGCCGCCCTGACTTCCTGCGTTTTCATTCCGATAAACGTAATGACTAATGTTGCGGCCGGACTTACCCGGATAGAAAAATTCCCGTTAATGTCGGTTTGTGTACCGTTAGTTGTTCCTTTTTCCATAACACCGGCTCTTGGAATCGGAAAATTATTCAGATCGGTAATCTTACCGCTAACCAGTCGTTCCTGTGCAAAAAGATTTTGGAGGACTAATACAAAGATTAGTGTGACATAAAATTTAAACTGTGTTTTCATCGTAAATATGTTATGGTTTTATCGCTAACATAGTTAAAATGATTGTTGATTGTCAGTTGTTTAGCTACTCAAATATACACAGCTGTGTTTTTTTGGATATAATGGATTAAAGAATTGATTTTACTGCTGTAATTGTGATAATTTTCGATTTAAATGATGAAATAGCAATAAAAATTGAAATGGATATTGGTAGTTTTGTTTTTAAAATACTGATTGTTAGTTTGTTGAGTGTGATATGAGTGTTTTGTTGCGGCAGTATTGTGGCAAAGCGGAATAAAACGGGGTATGTTTTTGTTTTTTTAATCAATGCATAAGGGATAAACATAAAAAAACCATCACAAAAATGCTGTGATGGTTTTTAAATAACTCAAATAAAAGAACTAAGTTTTAATTTACGTCCCAGAAAACTTTTGTGGTAAGCTTGTCGCCGCCAATTGCAGCACTTGCCGCCTGGTAGCTGTTACCGTTAACGGTTTGTTCGTTAACAGGGTACGTTAGCCTAACCGGTATTTTGCCTTCTGCAACAGGGAATGCACTGGGAGGAGCAGTAAGCCCGGGTGCATCTAATCTTCTGAAGGAGTTCCAGGATTCAAAGCCTCTGTTGTACAGTGCTATCCATGCCTGTTTTCCTATTTTTTCTTTCCAGGTTCCGGCTGCCGTAGCATAGGCTACCGTACTTTGTCCAAGATAGGTCGAGATATCGCCGGTTGGGATGTTCCAGTAATTTAATGATGCGGTAATGGCCGCACTATAGTAAGTATCTGGTGTACCACCCACGTTATAACCTCTGGCTGCTGCTTCTGCTAGGTAGAAATTAACTTCTGCCGCATCGAATAGCACTCCTTTGGCATCTGCCTTTTTGATTTCGTCCCCTATGTGGGAATAAGACGTTTCATAAGGTTGTGTATTGGTATATCCGTATGCACCGCCCACATAGCTTCCGTCTGCCATTGGGGTGAAAAATACAGGTCTTCTGGGATCGTTTAGGGTGTTCAGCTCATCAACAAACACAGATGTGGGAACAAAGTCATTTCTGTTGCTGGCAACCAATTCTCCGAAAATCTGGTTGTAGTTTGGCGAAAAGGAATTGAACTGTACCAGAGCGTTGTCGCTATTTGCTGTGATCACACCGGCTGTATAAGCACTTTCAATGGTGGACTGAGCCAGGGAGTTGTTTACATCCGAAATGTTGATCGCCAGTTTTACTTTCAGGGAATTGGCAAACAGTTTCCATTTGGCAATATTACCGTTGTATAGTAAATCGCCTTTGCTGAAAGAAGCAAAGTTGGTATCCAATTGTGCTGTGGCGGCATTCAGCCTGCTAAGCAAATCAAGATAGATTGCCTGGTCGTCGTCATATTTCGGTAAAACAATGTTAACCGGCTGTAAGGCTTCCGTGTAGGGAACATCTCCAAAGGAGTCTACCAGTATCTGGTAAGTGTACACATTTAAGATTTCGATAATAGCCGATTTGTTGATCTGTATTTTATCCCATGTGGCCTGATCGATGTTTTCCGGTTTTGCTTCGGCATCAACTACTTCCTTGGCTGTTTTTAAGTTTCCTAAAACACGGGTATATAAAACTCTCCAGTGGTTGTCCGGAATTCTTCTGCTGGTAAGATTGTATCGGGATTCGGCTCTGTATAGGGTTGCCGCCCAATATTGCGAAAAATAGCGGAATACGTTCAGGTTAACACTTGGTGTTGTCATCTGGTCGGTTAATTCTTTTTGCGAGTTCGATAATAACGCTTCGGCACTGGCGGTATAAGTCTTGCTGGTGTCGTCGTTAAAGTCGATATCATCATTAACACATCCTGTAAAGAATAATGATGCGATTGCTAGTATCGGGATTAATAACTTTTTCATCTTTTAGAAGTTTAATTTTACATTAAATGAATATACTTTAACCGAAGGCATTACACCAGACTGGTATCCTTGTATGTTTCCACCGGATGATCCGGCTTCCGGGTCTGAATATGGAGTGTTTTTATGAATGATCCATAAGTTGTTGCCCAGCAGGCTGAAAGAAGCTCCTTTGATAAAAGAACGACCCAGTAATTTTGCAGGCATGGTATAGGTTAAACCAACTTCTCTTAATTTTACAAAAGACGCATCATAAACATAGGCTTTTTCAGGAGTGGAATCTGCTCCGAAAACATTGGCAGATGCTGTTGCGTCTACACGGATGTCATTTGGCGTTCCGTCTTCTTTTACACCCGGAAGGATGATACCACCACCCTGGCTTAACGGGCTTCTGACAGGGTTTCCTAAATCGTTCAGCCCTGCTGTTTCCGGATATAAACCGGTTTCCTGTCCGTATGCCTGGTCAAGTGAGAAGATGCTACCGCCTTCTCTAACATTAATCAGGAAGCTTAATGATAAATCTTTATAGGTTACTTTGTTGTACACACCGCCAATCCAGTCCGGTTGGATGTTACCCAATACCTGGTCCTGTTTTTGAAGGTATAATCCATCGTCGCCAACTACCGGATTTCCGCTGCCATCATATACATAGTCTGTACCTCTGATGGTTCCGTATGGTTCGCCTACCGTTGCGTTCAGGGAAGTACGCTGGAAAGTAGTCAGTAACAGGTTGGTTCTTCCGGCATCTAGCGATAACAGTTTGTTGACGTTTTTAGACCAGTTCACATTGATCTGCCATGAGAAGTCGTTTGTTTTGATAGGGGTAGCCGTTAAAGCAACCTCGATACCTTTGTTTTCAAGTTCCCCGGCGTTGATCTGTTTGGAGATATATTGTGTTGCCGGCGATTGCGGAACAAAGAAAATCTGGTCTTTGGTATTGGTTTTGTATACCGAAGCATCCAGGCTCAATCGGTTTTTGAATATGGAAGCTTCCAGACCTAATTCCCATGAATGGGTGATTTCCGGTCTTAGTTTTTCAAATTCAATCAGCTGGTCGCTGTTTCCGAAAATCGGGTTGTTGTTAACGGAACCGTTGTTTTGTTTGGCACCAAGTCTTCCGTATAACGGGTCGTTACCCACTCTTGCATAGTTCAATCTTAGTTTTGCAAACGAAAGCCAGTCTGCTTTTATCATTTCTGATAGGATGATACTGGTTCCGGCTGAATAGTAGTCATAACCACGGCTTGATTTTGGTAACGCGGTTGATTCGTCATGACGGAATGAACCTTCCAGGTAAACCATTTTTTTGAAGTCGATATTGGCTTGTCCGTAAACACCGGCTTTTTCATATTTAATGGTCGATTCCACCGGCGGAATGAATACGCTCGAATTGGAAAGGCTGTAAATACCCGGAATTAATAATCCACCGGCAGTTGCTCCTTCAAAAGAGTAGGAGTCGGCCCGGATAAAGTTAAAACCACCGATTATTTTTGCAGACAGGTCCGAAGACAGGCTTAAATCGTAGGTACCAATGATGTCGTAGTTTTGTTGCAGGAAGTCCCGGGTGAACATTACATATCCTGATGATTCTGTTGCCTGGTTTGTAACCTGCGAAATTCCAAATTCTTCGGCGTGGCTGCCTATTGCTTTTCTTAATTCCTGTTTGTCATAAGAATAGTCAATACCCACACGGCCTAACAGGTTGAAGTTTTTGGTGACATCAAAACTGATACTGGCTCCGGTTAACAAACGTTTTCTGTTATCGGTCGTATAGTTTTCATATCTTTCAAAGTAGGGGTTGTTCCAGAAGTTAGGTCTTAAGTCGCCGTTTGTCGGGTCGATCATGTTCCAGGTTACGTTACGTCCGGTTCTGAAATATTCGGAACGCAATTCCTGTACGTCTACGTTAACAGGCCACCATTGTCTGAAACCGGTTAAGAGGTTGTCACCATATCCAACGCTGTTTCTACCGGTTACACTCTGATGGGAGAATGTCATAAAAGAGTTTATCTTGATTTTGTCATTCAGATCTCTGGAGTAGTTACCGCTAATAGCGTTTTTAATTAATTTACTGTTTGGCATAATCCCGGTTTCGGAATTATTGGTATAGCTCAGGTTAAAAGCACTGTTGCTGTCGCCGCCATTCAGGGAAACGTTGTTCACGTAGGAGGTTGAATTCTGGAAGAAAGTGCCCGGATCGTTCTGTGCCGCTACCCATGGGGTTGCCTGTCCGTAGTGTGGATTACCGGGTACGAATGCATTCCAGTTATACACCATTAAGGAAGGATTGAAGGCATTACCATAGGAGGCATCATCACCGGTTGAGGCGACTAAATCAGGAATCCCGTCTCCGTCTACATCAGCCGAATAGATACTGTCTTCTCCGGCATATCCCTGTCCGTATTCTTTCTGGTATTTCGGAAATGTGGATTTGTCATAATACCCTACCGATACTGTTGAGCTGACAGCGATACCAATATCGGAATTTTTTCTTCCTTTTTTAGTGGTAATCATGATGGCTCCCTGTTGGGCTAAACTTCCGTATAGCGCTGTAGCAGCAGCTCCTTTCAATACGTTTATCGACTCGATATTGTTCGGGTCAATATCGGCTGCAGCATTACCAAAGTCATAACCGTCTCTTCCGTTTACGGCATCTTTAGTGTTCAGGTTGGCATTACTGATCGGAATACCGTCTACGACTATTAATGCCTGGTTGTTACCGGTTATGGATTTCGATCCACGCAGTACAATGTTTGTGGATCCTCCAAAGTTGGAGTTGGTTTTTACATCCAGTCCGGCTACTTTACCGGCAAGATTGTTTACGAAATTTGTGGTTGGTGAGGAGTTTATCTGGCTTCCTTCTACTTTTTGAGAGGAATATCCTAAAGATTTTTTATCCCGGGTAATCCCTAAAGCGGTTACTACCACACCTTCTAATACTTTTGCTTCTTCATCTAATTTTACATTCATAACTGTAGATGCTGCCCTGATTTCTTGGGTCTTCATCCCAATAAATGAATAAACCAAAACTGCTGTAGGGCTTACTTTTATTTTATAGTTGCCATCAAAATCAGTTTGTGTTCCATTTGTGGTGCCTTTTACAATGACACTAACACCAGGTAGCGGTAAGCCACTTACATCTGTTACTTTACCGGAAACTGTTCTTTCTTGGGCAAAGAGATTTTGCACAAGTAACACCAATACAAGTGTTAAAAAAGCTTTGAATTTTGCTCTCATTTGTAGTTCTAATTACGGTTATGCGATCAAATTTCTTAAAAATCTCTTAAAAAAACAAGTGAAATGTAAATATTTTATTAAAATAATGAAATACTGATAATTTAAATCTTAACATTTGAGGGATTTTTCTTTCCTTTTAGATTTGGTTATAAAAAATAATCGACCCTTTATTTAAGTGTTAAATAGTAGTTAATTGTTATGAAATGTGTGTTTTTACTGATGTTTTGTTATGATGAAAAAAAACGCAAAGAATTTGGTGTAATAATTTTGGAAGGGAATTTTAAGAGTTGTTAAAATCTTGTTTTGACACTGATGTGGATAATGGAGTTGGAAAGTTTTATTTCCTGGTTTTTTGTACTTCCGTTAGCATAAACGATATTGAAGAGTCCGTTTTTGGTTAGCAGTCCGAAGCCGAAACCAAGACCGAGTAAGTTGTCTTTTAAATTGGAGGTCTTGTCCTGGAAATAGGCGAAGTCGGTAATGGAATGAACGTAAATGTTGGAAGCCAGTACGTAGCGGTACTCGATGAGTAGTCCGGAGTATAAATTGGCCTGCAGGCTGTTTTCGTTAAATCCGCGGATGGAGTTGATTCCTCCGAAGCGGTATAATTCGTTAATGATGTAGTTATTGCTTTGCAGGTAAAAAGTCTGATTCCGCAGGTTAAAGATGTTTCTCCTGTTGAGGTAAATGTTGTGGGCGGCATTGATCTGGAAAAAATACTGATCGTTGCTTTCTATTTTTGATTTCCGGGAGCCGATACCGCCTTTTAACAGCAGGCTGGTTCTTTCCGGGAAAAGGAAATCGTCCGGGTTATAGGCGTAGTATTCGTAGGAGCTGGTAATAAAGGAATTGTTGTAGTTGCTCAGTGTGCTGGAATTTGCTTTTTGAATGTCTACAGATTCGGTTTCCTGGTAGCCAAGGAATACTTTTGAGTTGTAATTAAAGTAATAACCGAGATTGATGTCGGTTGAGGTGTTTTGAAAGGTACTGTCCTGTTTGAATATTTTTAAATTTCCTTTGATCCCCAGCGGACTTTTAAAGAGGTACGGGATTTCTGCGCCCAGGTTGAAGGTGGTTTGTTCTTTTCCGTCGTTTTTCCAGTACAGGTTGAATTTCTCTCCGGAGTTCAGGATGTTGTTTAGCAGCAGGTCAAGGTAACCGTTAAATTTTACAGCACCGTTGTCGTCATTGGAAAAGCCTACAAAACCGTCAAAGCGATTGGGTTTTGCTTTTTCCAGGTAAACATAAACTTTGGTGCTGTCTTTTGTGAAAAGGATTTCCGGATATTTTGTCTGGTTAACAAAAGGCAGTGCATTAAAGCTGTTGTGGATTAGTTTCAGGTTTTCCTGGTTAAAGGTTTTCTTCCGGTTTTGTTTTAAAATGTTTTTGCGGATGCCTTCCGGGAATTTGGTGTATCCGGCAATGACAATGTCGTTCAGGCTGCGTTTTTTTTCTGTGTGGATTTCCAGCTGTGCGGTTAACGTGTGATTTATTTTTTTATAGTCTGTTAATTGAAGTGAGCTAAGGGAGTATCCTTTTTTTTCGAGCGTCTGTATTCCCTGGTTCATAAAGGCTTCTGTTTCGGATAGAGGAATCTGCAGGGTATCGTTTTTGAAATGTAACAGCTCTTTTTCTTCGGCGGTTATGTTACCTATATATATGTGTATAAGGCTGGTTCTCTTTCCGATAGCATACGTGAAGGTAAAAGTACTGTCGTTTGTTTTGGATTGCTCCAGTAGTCTGCTTTCCAGGTAGCCTTTCTTAAAAAGGGAAGTGGCGAAGGTGTTGTTCTCGTCCAGTATGGATTTGGCATTGGCGTGCTTGTGCTGGTAGCCGATGCTGTCGATGGTTTTGTTTTCGGAGATGGCTGTTCCTTCAATTTTCAGGTACAGGTTTTGGGCTTTACCGGAGTGGCAGAGGAGTATGAAAAATGAAAGTAGGAGTAGCTTTTTCAAAGACTAAATTGTTTTGGTAAAAATAACGTAAAAATTACAAAAAAGTATGCCGGAGTTATTTGTGTATTAATGTGGTTGAAAATTAATGTTTTATGATTTGATTTTTGAAAATTAATTTATACATTTGCAACCCCGTAAAAAGCGGGAATTTAATAACGTTAGAAATTTTATTAAAAAATTATGCCAACAATTCAACAATTAGTAAGAACAGGGAGAGCCCAGATAACTAAGAAGAGTAAATCGGCTGCTTTAGATTCTTGTCCTCAAAGAAGAGGGGTTTGTACGCGTGTTTACACTACTACGCCAAAGAAACCAAACTCTGCAATGCGTAAAGTTGCGCGTGTACGTTTGACAAATGGTAATGAAGTGAATGCTTACATCCCAGGAGAAGGACACAATCTACAAGAGCACTCGATAGTATTAGTTAGAGGCGGAAGGGTAAAAGATTTACCAGGTGTTAGATACCACATCGTTCGTGGTGCTTTGGATACTGCCGGAGTTAACGGTAGAACTCAAAGAAGATCTAAATATGGTGCTAAACGCCCTAAAGACAAAAAGTAATTTTTAAAAACTTTTAAAGAAAAGACATGAGAAAAAGACAGGCCAAAAAAAGACCTCTTTTACCAGATCCGAAATTTAACGATCAGTTAGTAACACGTTTTGTGAATAATTTAATGTGGGACGGTAAAAAATCGACTGCTTTCAAAGTATTCTATGATGCTTTAGAGATCGTTGAGACTAAAAAGCAAGATGCAGAAAAATCTTCATTGGAAATCTGGAAAGATGCATTAACAAATGTTATGCCTCACGTAGAAGTAAGAAGCCGCAGAGTTGGTGGAGCTACATTCCAAATCCCAATGCAAATTCGTCCGGATAGAAAAATTTCTATGGCGATGAAATGGATGATTCTTTATGCCAGAAGAAGAAATGAGAAATCTATGGCAGGGAAACTTGCTTCTGAAATTTTAGCTGCTGCAAAAGAAGAAGGTGCTGCTGTTAAAAAGAGAATGGATACTCACAAAATGGCAGAAGCGAACAAAGCATTCTCTCACTTTAGATTTTAATTCATAAGAAACATTAGAAATGGCTAGAGATTTAAAATATACTAGAAATATTGGGATTGCTGCTCACATTGATGCTGGTAAAACAACAACAACAGAGCGTATCTTATTCTATACGGGAAAAACACACAAAATTGGTGAGGTGCACGAAGGTGCTGCAACAATGGACTGGATGGAGCAAGAAGCAGAAAGAGGTATTACTATTACTTCTGCTGCAACAACTTGTACCTGGAATTTCCCTACAAATCAAGGAGCTTCTACTCCTGATACCAAAGACTACCACTTTAATATTATCGATACTCCGGGACACGTTGACTTTACAGTTGAGGTAAACCGTTCGTTACGTGTATTAGATGGATTAGTTTTCTTGTTTAGTGCTGTTGATGGTGTTGAGCCACAATCAGAAACTAACTGGAGACTTGCTGACAACTATAAAGTTCCTCGTATGGGGTTTGTTAACAAGATGGACCGTCAGGGTTCAAACTTCTTAGCAGTTTGTCAACAAGTAAAAGATATGTTGAAATCAAACGCTGTTCCATTGGTATTGCCAATTGGTGATGAGGCTGATTTCAGAGGAGTTGTTGATTTGATCAAAAATCAGGCTATTGTTTGGCATGATGAGACTCAAGGAGCTACTTTTGATATCGTTCCTATCCCTGAGGATATGGTTGCTGATGCAAAACAATACAGAGCACAGTTAATTGAAGAAGTTGCTGCGTATGACGAAAACCTTTTAGAGAAATTCATGGAAGATGAAAGCTCTATTACTGAGGAAGAAATCAACAATGCATTAAGAAGAGCAACTATCGATATGGCTATCATCCCGATGTTGTGTGGTTCTTCATTTAAAAACAAAGGAGTTCAGTTCATGTTGGATTCAGTTTGTAAATTCTTGCCTTCTCCATTGGATAAAGAGGCAATTGAAGGAACAAATCCTGATACCGAGGAGCCAATTTCTCGTAAGCCATCTGTTACAGAGCCTTTCGCTGCTTTAGCATTTAAAATCGCTACTGACCCTTATGTTGGTCGTTTAGCATTCTTCAGAGCTTATTCCGGACGTTTGGACGCAGGTTCTTATGTGTTGAATAACCGTTCTGGAAATAAAGAGCGTATTTCCCGTATCTACCAAATGCACGCTAACAAACAAAATCCTATCGAATATATTGAGGCAGGAGATATTGGAGCTGCTGTTGGATTTAAAGATATCAAAACGGGTGATACCTTATCTGATGAGAAACACCCTATCGTATTAGAATCTATGGATTTCCCTGATCCGGTAATTGGTATCGCTGTTGAGCCTAAAACTAAGGCAGACGTTGATAAAATGGGTATGGCTTTAGCTAAATTAGCTGAAGAGGATCCTACGTTTACAGTGAGAACTGACCATGCTTCAGGACAAACTATTATTTCTGGTATGGGTGAGCTTCACTTAGACATTATTGTGGATCGTATGAGACGTGAGTTTAAAGTAGAAGTAAACCAAGGTGAGCCTCAGGTTGAGTACAAAGAAGCTTTCACAAGATCTGCTCAACACAGAGAAACTTACAAAAAACAGTCTGGTGGACGTGGTAAATTCGGTGATATCGTATTTAGAATTGAGCCTGCTGATGAAGTTGACGGAAAAGTGCCGGTTGGATTACAGTTCGTTAACGAAGTTAAAGGTGGTAACGTTCCTAAGGAATATATCCCGGCTGTAGAAAAAGGATTTAGAGAAGCTATGAAATCAGGTCCATTAGCTGGATATGAAGTTGATAGTTTAAAAGTTACTTTATTGGATGGATCTTTCCACCCGGTGGATTCCGATGCACTATCTTTCGAATTGGCTGCTAAAATGGGATATAAAGAGTCTGCTAAAGCTGCAGGAGCTGTTATCCTTGAGCCAATCATGAAATTAGAGGTATTAACTCCGGAAGAAAATATGGGTGATATTGTTGGGGATTTAAACCGTCGTAGAGGTCAGATCAACAACATGGATGATAGAAATGGTGCTAAAGTTGTTAAAGCTAGTGTGCCGCTTTCTGAAATGTTCGGATATGTAACAACATTGAGAACATTGTCTTCAGGTAGAGCAACTTCTACAATGGAGTTCTCTCACTATGCTGAAACGCCAAACAATATTTCTGAGGAAGTAATTAAAAAAGCAAAAGGTAACGCTTAATTTTTAGGAAAATGAGTCAAAAAATCAGAATAAAATTAAAGTCTTACGATCACAGCTTAGTAGACAAATCTGCTGAGAAAATCGTAAAAACTGTAAAGAGTACAGGTGCTGTGGTAACAGGTCCAATTCCGTTGCCAACACACAAAAAGATTTTCACTGTATTGCGTTCTCCGCACGTAAACAAAAAATCTAGAGAACAATTCGAAGTGAGTTCATACAAAAGATTATTAGATATCTACTCTTCATCTTCAAAAACAATTGATGCTCTAATGAAGTTAGAGTTACCAAGTGGAGTAGAGGTAGAGATCAAAGTGTGATAAAAATCGCATTTTAAAGTATTTAAGCATTAAGTTTTTTTATTTAAAACTTAATGCTTACTTTTGCGCACTCAAAAAATAAATATTTCAATAAGTAATTAATAATTAGTTTTATATGTCTGGGTTAATTGGTAGAAAAATCGGCATGACTAGTATTTTCGATGAAAACGGGAAAAACATTCCTTGTACAGTAATCGAAGCTGGGCCATGCGTTGTTACCCAAGTCAGAACCAATGAGGTTGACGGGTATGAAGCGTTACAACTTGGTTTCGATGACAAAACAGAAAAACACGCTACTAAAGCGGACTTAGGTCACTTTAAAAAAGCGGGTACTGTTGCGAAAAAGAAAGTCGTTGAATTCCAAGATTTTGTAACTGAACACAAATTAGGTGATGTGATCACTGTAGATTTGTTTGAAGAAGGTGAGTTTGTAGACGTACTAGGTGTGTCAAAAGGTAAAGGTTTCCAAGGGGTTGTTAAACGTCACGGTTTTGGTGGTGTTGGACAAGCTACTCATGGTCAGCACAACCGTTTGAGAGCGCCAGGTTCTGTTGGAGCATCATCTTATCCATCTAGAGTATTCAAAGGAATGCGTATGGCTGGAAGAACAGGAGGAGAAAATGTAACAGTTCAAAACCTTAGAGTTTTAAAAGTGGTTGCTGAAAAGAACTTACTTTTGGTTAAAGGAGCTATTCCTGGACACAAAAACTCTTACGTAATCATTCAAAAGTAATGGAAGTAAAAGTATTAGATATCAACGGAAAAGATACTGGAAGAAAAGTTCAACTTTCTGATTCAGTATTCGCAATTGAGCCTAATAATCACGCAGTATATCTTGATGTTAAACAATATTTAGCAAATCAAAGACAAGGTACTCACAAAGCTAAAGAAAGAGCTGAGGTTACTGGAAGTACGCGTAAGATTAAAAAACAAAAAGGAACCGGTACTGCTCGTGCAGGAAGTGTTAAGTCTCCTTTGTTTAAAGGTGGAGGTACAGTTTTTGGACCAAGACAAAGAAGTTATTCTTTCAAATTGAACAAAACTTTAAAGAGATTAGCTAGAAAATCTGCTTTCTCTATCAAAGCAAGTGAGTCCAATTTAGTAGTTCTTGAAGACTTTACTTTTGAAGCTCCAAACACTAAAAATTTCATTAATGTATTGAAAGCTTTAGGGTTAGAAAATAAAAAATCTTTATTTGTGTTGGGTGAATCAAATAAAAATGTATATTTGTCGTCACGCAATTTAAAGGCTTCTAGTGTTGTAACTACTTCAGAATTAAGTACTTATGCTATTTTAAATGCAAATAGTTTAGTGCTTTTGGAGGGTTCTTTAGAAGGAATTGAAGAAAATTTAAGCAAATAATAGGGTATGAGTATCATAATTAAACCTATCATTACTGAAAAAATTACCAAAGAGGGTGAAGTATTCAACCGCTTTGGTTTCGTTGTTGATAAGAAAGCAAACAAAATTCAGATCAAAAATGCAGTTGAGGCTGCTTACGGAGTGAATGTAGTTGCTGTAAACACAATGAATTACAGAGCTGATAGAACGGTTAAATTTACTAAGAGTGGTTTAATCAGTGGAAAGACTAATGCTTACAAAAAAGCAATTGTTCAAGTACAAGAAGGAGAAACAATAGATTTTTATAATAATATCTAATAGAACATGTCAGTTAGAAAATTAAAACCTATTACCCCGGGTCAGCGTTTTAGAGTTGTTAATAGCTTTGACACTATTACAACTGATAAGCCGGAGCGTTCTTTGATCGCACCGAAAAAAAACTCTGGAGGTAGAAATAGTCAAGGAAAGATGACCATGCGCTACACAGGTGGTGGTCACAAACAAAAGTATCGTATTGTTGATTTCAAAAGAACTAAAGTTGGAATTCCGGCTACAGTGAAAACAATCGAATACGATCCGAATCGTTCAGCGTTCATTTCGTTATTGTACTATGCAGATGGTGCTAAAACGTATATCATCGCTCAAAATGGTTTACAAGTGGGACAAACTGTAGTTTCTGGTCCTGAAGCGGCTCCAGAAATTGGTAATACTTTACCTTTAAGTAAAATTCCTCTAGGAACTGTTATTTCTTGTATTGAGTTAAGACCTGGTCAGGGAGCTGTTATTGCTCGTTCTGCTGGTACTTTTGCTCAATTAATGGCGAGAGACGGTAAATATGCTACAATTAAAATGCCTTCAGGTGAAACAAGATTAATCTTGTTAACTTGTTCTGCAACTATTGGAGCAGTATCTAACTCAGATCATCAATTAGTTGTATCAGGAAAAGCTGGTAGATCTAGATGGTTAGGAAGAAGACCGAGAACAAGACCGGTTGCAATGAACCCAGTAGATCACCCGATGGGTGGTGGTGAAGGACGTTCTTCTGGAGGTCACCCACGTTCTAGAAAAGGTTTACCTGCTAAAGGTTATAGAACTCGTTCTAAAGTTAATCCGAGTAATAAGTATATCGTAGAACGTAGAAAGAAATAATAAGTAAGATATGGCACGTTCATTAAAAAAAGGACCTTTTGTACACTATAAATTAGATAAGAAAGT
This region of Flavobacterium inviolabile genomic DNA includes:
- the rpsL gene encoding 30S ribosomal protein S12 — translated: MPTIQQLVRTGRAQITKKSKSAALDSCPQRRGVCTRVYTTTPKKPNSAMRKVARVRLTNGNEVNAYIPGEGHNLQEHSIVLVRGGRVKDLPGVRYHIVRGALDTAGVNGRTQRRSKYGAKRPKDKK
- the rpsG gene encoding 30S ribosomal protein S7 yields the protein MRKRQAKKRPLLPDPKFNDQLVTRFVNNLMWDGKKSTAFKVFYDALEIVETKKQDAEKSSLEIWKDALTNVMPHVEVRSRRVGGATFQIPMQIRPDRKISMAMKWMILYARRRNEKSMAGKLASEILAAAKEEGAAVKKRMDTHKMAEANKAFSHFRF
- the fusA gene encoding elongation factor G, with translation MARDLKYTRNIGIAAHIDAGKTTTTERILFYTGKTHKIGEVHEGAATMDWMEQEAERGITITSAATTCTWNFPTNQGASTPDTKDYHFNIIDTPGHVDFTVEVNRSLRVLDGLVFLFSAVDGVEPQSETNWRLADNYKVPRMGFVNKMDRQGSNFLAVCQQVKDMLKSNAVPLVLPIGDEADFRGVVDLIKNQAIVWHDETQGATFDIVPIPEDMVADAKQYRAQLIEEVAAYDENLLEKFMEDESSITEEEINNALRRATIDMAIIPMLCGSSFKNKGVQFMLDSVCKFLPSPLDKEAIEGTNPDTEEPISRKPSVTEPFAALAFKIATDPYVGRLAFFRAYSGRLDAGSYVLNNRSGNKERISRIYQMHANKQNPIEYIEAGDIGAAVGFKDIKTGDTLSDEKHPIVLESMDFPDPVIGIAVEPKTKADVDKMGMALAKLAEEDPTFTVRTDHASGQTIISGMGELHLDIIVDRMRREFKVEVNQGEPQVEYKEAFTRSAQHRETYKKQSGGRGKFGDIVFRIEPADEVDGKVPVGLQFVNEVKGGNVPKEYIPAVEKGFREAMKSGPLAGYEVDSLKVTLLDGSFHPVDSDALSFELAAKMGYKESAKAAGAVILEPIMKLEVLTPEENMGDIVGDLNRRRGQINNMDDRNGAKVVKASVPLSEMFGYVTTLRTLSSGRATSTMEFSHYAETPNNISEEVIKKAKGNA
- the rpsJ gene encoding 30S ribosomal protein S10, which codes for MSQKIRIKLKSYDHSLVDKSAEKIVKTVKSTGAVVTGPIPLPTHKKIFTVLRSPHVNKKSREQFEVSSYKRLLDIYSSSSKTIDALMKLELPSGVEVEIKV
- the rplC gene encoding 50S ribosomal protein L3, coding for MSGLIGRKIGMTSIFDENGKNIPCTVIEAGPCVVTQVRTNEVDGYEALQLGFDDKTEKHATKADLGHFKKAGTVAKKKVVEFQDFVTEHKLGDVITVDLFEEGEFVDVLGVSKGKGFQGVVKRHGFGGVGQATHGQHNRLRAPGSVGASSYPSRVFKGMRMAGRTGGENVTVQNLRVLKVVAEKNLLLVKGAIPGHKNSYVIIQK
- the rplD gene encoding 50S ribosomal protein L4 yields the protein MEVKVLDINGKDTGRKVQLSDSVFAIEPNNHAVYLDVKQYLANQRQGTHKAKERAEVTGSTRKIKKQKGTGTARAGSVKSPLFKGGGTVFGPRQRSYSFKLNKTLKRLARKSAFSIKASESNLVVLEDFTFEAPNTKNFINVLKALGLENKKSLFVLGESNKNVYLSSRNLKASSVVTTSELSTYAILNANSLVLLEGSLEGIEENLSK
- the rplW gene encoding 50S ribosomal protein L23, translating into MSIIIKPIITEKITKEGEVFNRFGFVVDKKANKIQIKNAVEAAYGVNVVAVNTMNYRADRTVKFTKSGLISGKTNAYKKAIVQVQEGETIDFYNNI
- the rplB gene encoding 50S ribosomal protein L2 → MSVRKLKPITPGQRFRVVNSFDTITTDKPERSLIAPKKNSGGRNSQGKMTMRYTGGGHKQKYRIVDFKRTKVGIPATVKTIEYDPNRSAFISLLYYADGAKTYIIAQNGLQVGQTVVSGPEAAPEIGNTLPLSKIPLGTVISCIELRPGQGAVIARSAGTFAQLMARDGKYATIKMPSGETRLILLTCSATIGAVSNSDHQLVVSGKAGRSRWLGRRPRTRPVAMNPVDHPMGGGEGRSSGGHPRSRKGLPAKGYRTRSKVNPSNKYIVERRKK